TGTTACGAAGGGAGTAGGGTCTGTAGGAGAGCAagtgaaaacatttaaatgttggtCTCTAGGACATGAGGGTGGTTCACAGTTTGACATTGGTTTTCCAGTAGGCAACATCCTCAAGCACACCTTACAAGCATGGATTATATGCAAACTATCATATTGGGCAGATAATAAACCGAACAGATTAGATTTTAAAATAATGTTAGGAGTATTAGCTACTGTATGTTTAATCATTTTTTTAATGATAAAATTGTCCTCAAATTCCATAAAGcgaataatatacagtatctcatGTTACATTGGAAAGTAGCCAGGTTACATGCGCCAAGATCTGAACAAAGAACTCTCTCGCTGGTTAATGAGAGCATTTGTGAGTCATGTGACTTGGAGAACACTCCACACGGAACAAATGGCAATTTTGTTTGAGTAACAATAGACTTTTAGTGTGCacacgtatctctctctctctccctagacccctcttctctctctccatctttctgtctATGGGCACGGGTGCTCAGTATTGCTCACTTCACTATTTCCTGTTAGATAGAAAGCCAGGGATCTCAGTGTTCCTGGGGGCATGTGGTAATAGGGAATGGTATTCAGGCTGGGCCAGGCATTTCATCATTAACAGCCCTGCCCAGCCTGGCCTCAGCGTGTTAATGTCAGTCCCACTACCAGCCATATGCAGTAATGATACTGTCATCATGGAACTTTCTCACATTACAGTACATGATTTCAGAAATGTGCTCATCAGGTAGCGTCCTTTATCCTTATACCCTTAAGAAATCCAAATAAGGTCTGACTGCTTGAGTGATTTCCATTAACAACCGATTCTCATTTCAATCATGTTCTACATTTCACAGAACATAGTCATTTTCTCAGAAAATGTCATTAAGAGTGAGTTTCAGAATTTGGAGCAGTGGTTGACTAATATCATGACTTTTGTTTTCAAATGGTGCTTGTAGATAGCGGATGgatgtgtattatttaatgtttgAATGTATTCGAAACAGAGGCCCAATGTGAAAGTTGACACCCGTCTCCTGTGGTTTTGCATTGCAACAGGCAGGCTTTACTCAAGTATCTTATGTAAATGTTGGCTTTGAGAAGAAAGAAAATCCCAGGTTCACCCTGAATCCCTTCTTCATTGTGTCCAAGTCTCTGACTATTTGAGGGAAATTAATACAATTTCTTAGGGCAGCCAATCCACATAATCCCCATGACATAAAACAAAATGCATCCAGGATAATTTATAGCCATATACTGCCAATGCCCTACTCTTATGAAACTGCATCTGGGTTCTGTCAATTTCACAGTGAATTTAAGGGTCAAAGTTCTTTAATCCAACTCTCAAATAACCTTTTCATTACTTCACTTAGATTATAATTCATTACTTTCCCCCCTATAGGAACAGCACTGTCTTTTGTTTTTACTCACATGTATTTCCCATAGGGGCATGCTGAACACGGTCTCTTTCTGGTTCACAGAATGGCCACAGTTTCTCACAAGGACTGAGGTGTCAATAAAGCACACAGAACCCTTTTCCTAACCAAGAAGAAAAAGTCTCATCATTATAGCTCATCATTAACAGCCCTGCTTTGCATATTCAAACACCAGCAGTGTTTACTCTTTAGGTTTCACTCATTGTATGAATAACCAGGATATGATGTACGCATGTTTCTGTACATTCATACATGTACAATGCCGTTTGGTGAACAAAGAGGCCAGGCAGTTGAAAATGTCTCCAACAGGATTATCCTGTGAGGTTGAGATCTGTTGAGAGTTCCATGGAAACTGGGATGTGTTCCAGATGGATGAGCCTTTAATGGCAGGGCCTTTCCCCTGTGGAGGGAGGCAGAGCAGAGCTGGAGAAACGGCAGCAACAGCTGTCTCCAGGAGAAGTGGGCAGGTTACAAACAGGTGTCTGAGGCCAAGCCAATCCCTCTGCCTGCTGCAAGGTAACATATAGACATGAGGGTTGGTAATACACCATAGTACCAGTGAATGATGTGTATGTGCAGTAAATCAACAAAGTACAACACACTCTTAAATAAAAACTTATATTCGCTCATTAAGGCCCAACATCTGACAGTGGTGGTTGTGATTTATCTCTTTTAATGACAAAAATAAGTCACATTAAAGAGGATTTGCCTTtgacatttaaattacaggtgtCCAAAGCAAATATGACATATTTAATATAATGTCACCAATAAtgaaacaaaagacaaaacaatatGCATTTAAATTAAGATGGTACACAAGCATTATAAATATAAATGTGCAAGGCCTTCTCCCAAAGTCTTAAGCATGATACAAAATATATTGAACATTATGTTCCAATGGCATCTAGACTTAAATAAACAATGTTTACTAGCACTACAAGCCAATAACATTATAGAAGCCAGTTACAATGCTAGGATGGCCCTCCATGCTTCAACATATTTATGCCCTTTTTTAATAGAAATGTTTTGCATTTGCTACCGACAGCTTTCTTGGTTGACAAGGTGATGAATCCTATACCATTtcatctaatatatatatatatatatatatatatatatatatatatatatatatatatatatatatatatatatatatatatatataaatctgaTTAAAAGATAAATATTCAGATGTCCTACCCCCTCCAATTCCATAAGCTTACTCTAAAGATAAGTTGGTTCCAACATTTCCTCTTGAGCAGACCAGGTGCCTGCTTCTCAATGTTCCCCAACATCTCCATTTTCCCAAGGCTTTGACCAATCGGGCAGGGAGTTCATGGGTCAGAGTTCATACCCTGTTAGACACACTGTGGTGGTCATCCATGGGTTTTTCCACAGTAACAATCTTAGGTTTCACATGTCAATCCCTCAAAgcaaccatctggtctgtctatAAGATCAGTCTTTGGCCCAGGATCTTCCGGTTGATCTCGGCCAATGCCACCGAAAACACAAATGCTTTCTCATCTGAGAGGTTGGCATAGATATCAACTTCTTTCTCAATTTTTTctggtaaaaaaaacacaaaagaaAATGAATTAACAACATCCCCTGGTTAATAGAGAAAACCCATTGAGAAACATACATAATTTGCATGTGACAACAATAACCTTGGGCAATATATTAACATAATTTCTGTCTTCCACACAGGAGGAACCGGCATAATGATATTTCTCCTTATAGATCAGCTGCTAAAGCACAGGCAGAGTCAGGGACACCATGATTTATTcatgggtgagaggagagagcaacACTCTCTGTAAATCATTCATCCAAACACAAATCCCCCAGCTCTGTCCCAATACTGCACTAATCACCAGCCTTATCTCCTGTGACTGGAAAATACTGAAATATGACTAAAAGAATAATACTAAAAGAGTCAACACAAATCAATGAGGAATAACAAAGCTTAGAAAGTATCTTGGAAACGCTTAGTATATCATAACTGCACTATTGTCATTGAGTGTCACTTTTTATTATTGTTttacctttctcctcctcctgcttcttCAGCCCAACTGTCTTTGGCCTGCCCCGCCCTCTCCGGATCTGATCCGATTGGCTGTTGGAGCGGCATCGCCTTCTGTTCTCCATGTCATTGGTTGACGGAGAGTTGATCTTCTCTCTGCGAATTCTTTCAGTTCTCCTCCTCTTTGCATCCAATTTGTCTAAATAGaccagaatttttttttacaattgtatGAACACTAAAATATGCCATATGGAAATGAAAGATTAATGtaaagtaatgaattgccttcAAATATGTCAAAGTATCAAATGCATCATACATCCTAAGGACAAATCGTCTTATGCCAATGACTCCAGTTTAAATGTATGTTATGGAAAATTTGTGGGAAGGCCATATGGTATTAAACATCTTAGCCTCCACTTTTGATCTCCTACCAACCCCCCTCTTCCAACAATACCGCCTTAAAATAACAACAGAATAGCTCCTCTCATATTCAACACGATTCCACCAAAAGGAAGACGCTTGCATTCCCTTTTCGGTGATTCCAATGCATATCTAGCATCCTAGGTGTGCGTGCTGTTGCCTCAAAACCACTTTGTCATTGAATCAGTGGAGTGTTCTTATTACCAGAGCAGGAGGTAGGCCTATATTTCACTAGGAGTTTCTGTCTAGTGGCCTTTTAAAAAGCCTTCCTCTTCAGAAATGTAAATTACCACATAGGCTGCTTCCTGAGTGGTGTAGGAGTGAGTGTGCACCCGGGAGTATTTAGGTTTCAAAACAAAGACTGATTGAAAGGGCCAGATAAAATAGTGATACAAATGGACAAATATTTGGTGCCCAAAAGGGTAATGCTTTATAACTGTGTAGCAACCCACTACTAACAATATTGTATTAACATATTATTGCATAGTTTTTTAGTAACTCTGTAATAATTGCAAAGCAATAGTATTGCtattaaattcaattgattgtttCAAAGTCTGGACTAAGcctgaaaatatattttctacATCAACCCCGTTTCTGCTATGCGAGAATACACACAACTTCAGAATCTCCCAGGAATTCTAGCCTTATCAACAGCTTGCCCAAACAAGAACACACTTTCTCTTCAGACTGACAATATTGTCATAAAATTGTGACATAATCAATAGTCTGAGAAACCTATTGCACTCCATACTATAACATAAACATCATATACATAACTTACTACTTCACCTTTTCCAAGGCTAAATTCTCATAGTCAAGAACAGATGATATTTTTAAAAAGGCCACCGGAAAATAACAGTCTTATATAAATATGTTCCACTAAGGAATCATGAgcgagcaaaaaaataaatacaactacTGGCACTTTTATCCAGAAAAAAAAGGTTCAGTGCAACCTTAGTCTTCCTAGTCAACAATAATAATGTTTTATTAGTGTCTGTTCAAAGTTACAAAGGAAGTACTAAAATTTTAACCTGAAAACCTGAGAGTCTACAGAAATTACAGCGAGGAGAGCCATATGATAAACTATTtaaagagaggggggaagccAAAACCCATCATTAAAAATCAGAGCTGAAATTCAAGACCCCTTCCTCTTCAAATGGAACCAGTCTCCTCTGCCTTCAAGATACTTATTAACTACAATACCTCAAAGTTCATTCGGTATCATAAGAAACTAatgaaattgtatcataaagcgaGAGAAGATGCGAGTAATTCTACTCCATAAACTGTCTAATACTAAGTGTTTAATACAACAAAGTTC
The genomic region above belongs to Oncorhynchus mykiss isolate Arlee chromosome 6, USDA_OmykA_1.1, whole genome shotgun sequence and contains:
- the LOC110526267 gene encoding UPF0547 protein C16orf87 homolog is translated as MYCRNKFYGFEVGFFQRNHRIRKQNMSVNKAKKVKMATKSCPECDQQIPVACKSCPCGYVFISRKLLNAKLNERSPPAIDKLDAKRRRTERIRREKINSPSTNDMENRRRCRSNSQSDQIRRGRGRPKTVGLKKQEEEKEKIEKEVDIYANLSDEKAFVFSVALAEINRKILGQRLIL